A genome region from Purpureocillium takamizusanense chromosome 8, complete sequence includes the following:
- a CDS encoding uncharacterized protein (COG:T~EggNog:ENOG503NUCH), translating into MDNDGSQGNTSPRPAVASDTGSRLSDTQDRPTPLATEPPSHHQSGHAGISSTPTDTQSQNMMSPGPYSSWSTGSEFQLGHQSAPSDMSDRVFPIRSVVSVGPAQRRGSASGDDYFPALSDTDSRGMASHRMSGPRPGPNAELRRSGTLPSTTSPFDRAAQLRRKRATSGPFSSIQADAARQGTIAPLNLDVSGSDKESEDSVPMGPGASAGGPRQSSASFVSGHQSLSELAHVTSRFTHIETEDGHAVITGRDGVLQQCEDEPIHTPGAVQGFGVLLAFREEQDGNFSVRYVSENSEKMLGYSPKQLFRLKSFMDILTEEQQDNLLDHIDFIRDEDADPAVNGPEVLSLSIRPPKSRKSVKLWCAIHINPAHPELIICEFELDDDHMYPLRPVDELAPDAPHDTLHSNPTLEEIEESTEILSKPLRILRSARKRRGEQGAMQVFDIMSQVQEQLASAPNLDAFLKVLVGIVKELTGFHRVMIYQFDASFNGKVVTELVDTSQTIDLYKGLHFPASDIPRQARELYKINKVRLLYDRDLETARIVCRTQEDLETPLDMTHAYLRAMSPIHIKYLANMAVRSSMSISVNAFNELWGLIACHSYGPHGMRVSFPIRKMCRLVGDTASRNIERLSYASRLQARKLINTAPTDKNPSGYIIASSDDLLKLFDADFGLLSIKGETKIMGAIEHSQEALAMLEYLRMRKLTSVLTSQDIREDFPDLRYPPGFQVIAGLLYVPLSVGGVDFIVFFRKGQVKEVKWAGNPYEKTVRQGTSGYLEPRTSFKTWHETVIGKCRDWNEEQVETAAVLCLVYGKFIEVWRQKEAAMQSSKLTRLLLANSAHEVRTPLNAIINYLEIALEGSLDKETRENLARSHSASKSLIYVINDLLDLTKTEEGQNLVKDEIFDLTACIQEATDPFHIDAKRKGIEYRVTSHSGLPRFVYGDGRRIRQVISNITANAVAHTDSGSVHVDLFVSDVRDGQAIIDIAVADSGTGMSSQQLDALFRDLEQVSYEEIGPGDTGDQTHKPHDTRTLGLGLAIVARIVRNMDGQLRLKSEEGQGSRFVVQLPFLLADESPASSGDPNYDASQTSQISNAVASAPDSLKAPPAGEITLIDRGSAAATVMEGEKTGGDEGSARSRRSVGSYGSHGSHQSDADRLIHAIQTPLSLNDEQSGYFAARSDSRGSAGHAPSKASIGTAISASPQSRRATISSPTTRRDEAGTAEVRDEKTMIRAVKVPEEYRDLPTHPQVGEQSRILFEVSSDSGHTSVPSKGTTRSGSVDGTSLRTLCAEDDPINMKVLRKRLEKSGHEVQHAVNGQDCAAVYRDSPSSFDVILMDMQMPIVDGLTSTKIIRDVEKSDEHTEHSHLAAINGRIPIFAVSASLVESQKQTYIDAGFDGWILKPIDFKRLNILLAGILDTRTRNSSLYAPGHWERGGWFGPREVSEGTSDSQTTPRADETRDKELHDTSSDKPDENTTATR; encoded by the exons ATGGACAATGACGGGTCGCAGGGCAACAcgtcgccacggccggcaGTGGCCTCAGATACGGGGAGCAGGTTGAGCGACACTCAGGaccggccgacgccgctcgcAACGGAACCACCGTCTCACCACCAAAGCGGCCACGCAGGAATCTCCTCCACGCCTACGGACACGCAGTCCCAAAACATGATGAGCCCTGGACCCTACTCGTCCTGGAGCACTGGGTCAGAGTTTCAACTGGGACATCAGTCCGCGCCGTCCGACATGTCTGACCGCGTCTTTCCCATTCGTTCTGTGGTCAGCGTTGGTCCGGCCCAAAGGAGGGGTTCAGCATCTGGCGACGACTATTTTCCAGCCCTTTCCGATACGGACAGTCGAGGAATGGCTTCGCACCGTATGAGCGGGCCCCGTCCAGGCCCAAATGCCGAGCTTAGGAGGTCAGGGACTCTGCCATCGACAACGTCGCCCTTCGACCGAGCCGCGCAACTGCGGAGGAAGAGAGCCACGAGTGGCCCGTTCTCGAGCATACAGGCAGATGCTGCACGGCAGGGCACAATTGCGCCGTTGAACCTGGACGTCTCGGGCTCCGACAAGGAGTCGGAGGATTCCGTGCCCATGGGGCCcggggcctcggcgggcggcccacGACAAAGCAGTGCATCCTTCGTTTCAGGCCATCAGTCATTATCGGAACTGGCACATGTCACCTCGCGCTTTACACACATCGAGACGGAGGACGGCCATGCCGTTATTACAGGCCGTGACGGCGTGTTGCAGCAgtgcgaggacgagcccATCCATACGCCGGGTGCTGTGCAAGGCTTTGGCGTTCTATTAGCCTTCCGTGAGGAGCAAGATGGGAATTTCTCCGTACGATATGTCAGCGAGAACTCGGAGAAGATGCTTGGGTACAGCCCAAAGCAGCTGTTTAGGCTGAAGAGCTTCATGGACATCCTCACAGAAGAGCAGCAAGATAATCTCCTTGACCACATCGACTTCatccgcgacgaggacgctgACCCGGCCGTCAACGGACCCGAGGTGTTGAGCCTCTCCATTCGGCCGCCCAAGAGCAGGAAAAGCGTCAAGCTCTGGTGTGCTATCCACATCAATCCCGCCCACCCCGAACTCATCATTTGCGAATTCGAACTCGACGACGATCACATGTACCCGCTACGACCCGTTGACGAGCTGGCCCCCGACGCGCCACACGACACGCTGCATTCGAACCCAACCTTGGAGGAAATCGAAGAGAGCACCGAGATCTTGAGTAAACCACTTCGCATCCTCCGCAGCGCTCGGAAAAGAAGAGGCGAACAAGGCGCGATGCAAGTGTTCGACATCATGTCTCAGGTGCAGGAGCAACTTGCATCAGCGCCGAACCTGGATGCCTTCCTCAAAGTCTTGGTGGGGATTGTCAAGGAGCTAACAGGCTTCCATCGCGTCATGATCTACCAGTTTGATGCGTCCTTCAACGGCAAGGTTGTCACCGAACTCGTCGACACCTCGCAAACCATAGATCTTTACAAGGGGCTTCATTTTCCCGCATCCGATATCCCGCGCCAAGCTCGAGAGCTCTACAAGATCAACAAGGTGCGCCTGCTTTACGACCGAGACCTTGAGACCGCAAGGATCGTGTGCCGCACACAAGAGGACTTGGAGACTCCCTTAGACATGACCCATGCATATCTCAGGGCGATGTCGCCAATCCACATCAAATACCTGGCGAATATGGCCGTGCGGTCGTCCATGTCAATTTCTGTCAACGCCTTCAACGAGCTTTGGGGGTTGATTGCTTGCCATTCATACGGCCCGCATGGGATGCGCGTTTCCTTCCCCATCAGAAAGATGTGTCGATTGGTGGGCGACACTGCCTCTCGCAATATAGAACGACTCTCATACGCCTCGAGGTTACAGGCGCGCAAGCTAATCAACACTGCGCCGACGGATAAGAACCCCTCTGGTTATATCATTGCCTCATCCGACGATCTCCTGAAATTGTTCGATGCCGACTTCGGTCTGCTGTCGATCAAGGGTGAAACCAAGATCATGGGCGCGATTGAGCATAGCCAGGAGGCTCTCGCCATGCTCGAGTATTTGCGAATGCGCAAACTGACCTCGGTTCTCACGTCTCAGGATATTCGAGAGGATTTTCCCGACCTGCGGTATCCACCAGGGTTCCAAGTCATTGCAGGTTTGCTTTACGTCCCTCTGAGTGTTGGCGGTGTAGATTTCATCGTCTTCTTTCGCAAAGGCCAGGTCAAAGAAGTGAAGTGGGCCGGTAATCCTTACGAAAAGACCGTGCGACAAGGGACCTCTGGCTACCTAGAACCGAGAACGAGCTTCAAGACATGGCACGAGACTGTCATCGGCAAATGCCGAGATTGGAACGAGGAACAGGTAGAGACTGCTGCCGTTCTTTGCCTTGTCTACG GTAAATTCATCGAGGTGTGGCGCCAGAAGGAGGCAGCGATGCAAAGCAGCAAGCTCACTCGGTTGCTTCTGGCAAACTCTGCCCACGAGGTTCGAACGCCACTCAACGCAATCATCAACTACTTGGAGATTGCCCTTGAGGGTTCTCTCGACAAGGAGACTAGGGAAAACCTTGCCCGGTCTCATTCCGCGTCGAAATCTTTGATATATGTTATCAATGACCTGCTCGACTTGACGAAGACCGAAGAGGGTCAAAACTTGGTCAAGGACGAGATATTCGATCTGACAGCGTGCATTCAGGAGGCTACTGACCCCTTCCACATCGACGCGAAGCGAAAAGGCATTGAATACAGAGTGACCTCTCATTCTGGCTTACCGCGTTTTGTCTacggcgacggacgacgtATTCGTCAGGTGATCTCCAACATCACCGCAAATGCGGTAGCGCACACAGATAGCGGGTCTGTTCATGTTGACTTATTTGTCTCCGACGTCAGAGACGGACAGGCTATCATCGACATTGCAGTAGCTGACTCTGGAACTGGTATGAGCTCACAACAACTCGATGCTCTGTTCCGTGACCTAGAGCAGGTCAGCTATGAAGAGATTGGGCCTGGAGACACGGGAGACCAAACACACAAACCCCACGATACGCGAACACTCGGGCTCGGACTTGCTATCGTCGCTCGTATTGTGAGGAACATGGATGGCCAGCTGCGATTGAAGTCTGAAGAAGGTCAGGGCTCGCGGTTTGTCGTTCAGCTGCCCTTTTTATTAGCGGACGAATCGCCCGCGTCTTCCGGAGACCCAAACTACGATGCTTCCCAAACCAGCCAAATTTCCAATGCCGTGGCCTCAGCCCCGGATTCATTGAAGGCTCCGCCCGCGGGTGAGATTACCCTCATCGACCGCGGCAGTGCCGCCGCTACGGTTATGGAGGGAGAGAagacaggcggcgacgaggggagCGCCCGAAGCCGTCGTAGTGTCGGAAGCTAcggcagccacggcagcCACCAAAGCGACGCCGATAGGCTCATACACGCCATACAAACACCTTTGTCCTTGAACGATGAGCAGTCCGGATACTTTGCTGCCCGATCGGACTCACGAGGCAGCGCAGGCCATGCCCCGTCTAAGGCAAGCATTGGCACAGCCATCTCGGCAAGCCCGCAGTCGCGAAGGGCCACCATCTCGTCACCAAcaacgagacgagacgaagCCGGAACCGCTGAGGTTCGCGATGAAAAAACCATGATCCGGGCTGTGAAAGTTCCCGAAGAATACAGGGACTTGCCGACCCATCCACAAGTTGGTGAACAGTCGCGAATACTGTTCGAGGTCTCCAGTGACAGCGGCCACACTTCAGTACCGAGCAAAGGAACGACGCGATCAGGCTCCGTTGACGGCACCTCTTTGCGCACCTTGTGTGCGGAAGACGACCCCATCAACATGAAGGTGCTGCGGAAGAGACTCGAGAAGTCTGGCCATGAGGTCCAGCACGCCGTCAATGGTCAAGATTGTGCCGCCGTGTACAGAGATAGCCCCAGTTCTTTTGATGTTATTCTTATGGATATGCAG ATGCCAATCGTCGATGGCCTGACAAGCACCAAAATAATTCGTGACGTAGAAAAGTCCGACGAGCATACAGAACACTCTCACCTGGCGGCTATCAATGGACGAATCCCCATCTTCGCCGTGTCAGCGTCTCTTGTAGAGAGTCAGAAACAGACCTACATCGATGCCGGATTCGACGGGTGGATACTGAAGCCGATCGATTTCAAGCGACTTAACATTTTACTGGCTGGCATACTTGACACTCGGACGCGCAACTCTAGTTTGTACGCCCCGGGACACTGGGAGAGAGGTGGCTGGTTTGGTCCACGCGAAGTCTCAGAGGGAACTTCAGACTCGCAAACCACTCCGAGAGCAGACGAAACGAGAGATAAAGAGCTGCATGACACGAGCAGTGACAAACCAGACGAAAACACAACGGCAACACGGTGA